One genomic segment of Occultella kanbiaonis includes these proteins:
- a CDS encoding carbohydrate ABC transporter permease: MLKRLRHRSPGDIAFAVFLALSCGLILFVTLYPVYFVMIASVSDPTLVATGRVSFWPRGWSWFGYEQIFADSRIWTGYRNTLLYTVAGTALNLLVTLPAAYALSRREFAPRKVLMLFFAFTMFFSGGLIPTYLLYRDLNLLDNWAVFVLPSAVNVFNLIIARAFFENSLPEEIFEAATIDGANYFQFFAKIAIPLSMAIISVIGLYYLVQHWNDFFTGLVFVRTYDRQPLQIVLRDILISNQAFAGGAGGAGGTGGSYAQQYADQIKYGVIVVSTLPIIVLYPFLQRYFEKGVMIGSVKG; encoded by the coding sequence ATGCTGAAAAGGCTTCGGCACCGCAGCCCCGGGGACATCGCCTTCGCGGTGTTCCTGGCGCTGAGCTGCGGGCTCATCCTGTTCGTCACGCTGTACCCGGTGTACTTCGTGATGATCGCCTCGGTCTCGGACCCGACCCTGGTGGCCACGGGCCGGGTCTCCTTCTGGCCGCGCGGGTGGTCCTGGTTCGGCTATGAGCAGATCTTCGCCGACAGCCGGATCTGGACCGGCTACCGGAACACGCTCCTGTACACGGTGGCGGGGACGGCGCTGAACCTGCTCGTGACCCTGCCGGCCGCGTACGCGCTGTCCCGGCGCGAGTTCGCACCCCGCAAGGTGCTCATGTTGTTCTTCGCGTTCACGATGTTCTTCAGCGGCGGGCTGATCCCCACCTACCTGCTGTACCGGGACCTCAACCTCCTGGACAACTGGGCGGTGTTCGTCCTGCCGTCCGCTGTGAACGTCTTCAACCTGATCATCGCGCGCGCGTTCTTCGAGAACTCCCTTCCCGAGGAGATCTTCGAGGCCGCCACGATCGACGGGGCGAACTACTTCCAGTTCTTCGCGAAGATCGCGATCCCCCTGTCCATGGCGATCATCTCGGTGATCGGGCTCTACTACCTGGTGCAGCACTGGAACGACTTCTTCACCGGGCTGGTGTTCGTCCGTACCTACGACAGACAGCCGTTGCAGATCGTGCTCCGGGACATCCTGATCTCCAACCAGGCGTTCGCCGGCGGTGCCGGTGGCGCGGGCGGCACGGGCGGCAGCTACGCCCAGCAGTACGCGGACCAGATCAAGTACGGCGTGATCGTGGTCTCCACCCTGCCGATCATCGTGCTGTACCCGTTCCTGCAGCGGTACTTCGAGAAGGGCGTCATGATCGGATCGGTGAAGGGCTGA
- a CDS encoding LacI family DNA-binding transcriptional regulator, giving the protein MSRPTLADVAVRAGVSAKTVSNVLLGRRYVAEATRARVLAAVAEAGYAVNEAGRGLASGRTGRVAVVVPMIYQPYFAEVAERLILALEEHGLTTTLRIAHDTAAERDAVLGITTPDVDGVILCPHGLSPEVLGDAVPPRPVVQLGGGIMPTFDCVIMGESTGFRAMAEHLLETGRRRIALIGIGPGGAPQGSRFAGYLDALAAHGIALDERLLVTGSDWDRRASGYEAVVGLLQTGVEFDAVMCFNDAMAVGALRGLRSHGLRVPQDVAVTGFDDTDEAEFTTPPLSSVSPEQGEMVAATVRMLIERIGGRDEPPRVVHTGAHLVPRESSAPAGRDG; this is encoded by the coding sequence ATGAGCCGGCCGACCCTGGCGGACGTGGCCGTGCGGGCCGGTGTCTCGGCCAAGACGGTCTCCAACGTGCTGCTCGGGCGCCGCTACGTCGCCGAGGCCACCAGGGCCAGGGTGCTCGCGGCCGTCGCGGAGGCCGGCTACGCCGTCAACGAGGCCGGCCGCGGGCTGGCGTCGGGCCGCACCGGGCGGGTCGCCGTGGTGGTGCCGATGATCTACCAGCCCTACTTCGCCGAGGTCGCCGAGCGGCTGATCCTGGCGCTGGAGGAGCACGGGCTGACGACTACGCTGCGGATCGCCCACGACACCGCGGCCGAGCGGGACGCGGTGCTCGGCATCACCACCCCGGACGTCGACGGCGTGATCCTGTGCCCGCACGGACTGAGCCCCGAGGTCCTCGGTGACGCGGTCCCGCCGCGGCCCGTGGTGCAGCTCGGCGGCGGGATCATGCCGACGTTCGACTGCGTCATCATGGGGGAGAGCACGGGGTTCCGGGCCATGGCCGAGCACCTGCTCGAGACCGGCCGCCGCCGGATCGCACTGATCGGCATCGGCCCGGGCGGGGCGCCGCAGGGAAGTCGGTTCGCCGGGTACCTCGACGCGCTCGCCGCCCATGGCATCGCGCTCGACGAGCGACTGCTGGTCACCGGGTCGGACTGGGACCGGCGCGCCTCCGGCTACGAGGCCGTGGTGGGCCTGTTGCAGACCGGCGTGGAGTTCGACGCCGTCATGTGCTTCAACGACGCGATGGCGGTCGGAGCCCTGCGCGGGCTGCGCAGCCACGGCTTGCGGGTGCCGCAGGATGTGGCGGTGACCGGCTTCGACGACACCGATGAGGCCGAGTTCACGACGCCGCCGCTGTCCTCGGTCAGCCCCGAGCAGGGGGAGATGGTCGCCGCCACGGTGCGGATGCTGATCGAGCGGATCGGTGGCCGGGACGAGCCGCCCCGGGTGGTGCACACCGGCGCGCATCTGGTGCCCCGGGAGTCGTCGGCTCCGGCTGGCCGGGACGGGTAG
- a CDS encoding alpha-ketoglutarate-dependent dioxygenase AlkB family protein: MDGLFGDDLLARPRRQLADGATWVPNWLTLDQQAWIVARFREWADGPVPIRAAKVRGHEMSVKTVCLGWHWRPYEYTREAVDVNGNRVLDLPAWMVRLGRLALAEVTGDPSAGDDYTPDTALVNYYDHQARMGMHQDRDERSLAPVVSLSIGDTSRFRFGNTESRNKPYQDIDLASGDLFVFGGPSRLAYHGIQKVHPGTAPDGCGLTAGRINITMRVTGLTG; encoded by the coding sequence ATGGACGGCCTCTTCGGCGACGACCTGCTGGCCCGGCCCCGCCGGCAGCTCGCGGACGGCGCCACCTGGGTGCCGAACTGGCTGACCCTGGACCAGCAGGCGTGGATCGTCGCCAGGTTCCGCGAGTGGGCCGACGGACCGGTGCCGATCCGGGCGGCAAAGGTCCGCGGGCACGAGATGAGCGTGAAGACCGTCTGTCTTGGCTGGCACTGGCGCCCCTACGAGTACACCCGCGAGGCCGTCGACGTGAACGGCAACCGGGTGCTCGACCTCCCGGCCTGGATGGTGCGGCTGGGCCGCCTGGCCCTGGCTGAGGTGACCGGGGACCCGAGCGCCGGCGACGACTACACGCCGGACACGGCCCTCGTGAACTACTACGACCACCAGGCCCGGATGGGCATGCACCAGGACAGGGACGAGCGCTCCCTCGCGCCCGTCGTCTCCCTGTCGATCGGCGACACCAGCCGGTTCAGGTTCGGCAATACCGAGAGCCGGAACAAGCCGTACCAGGACATCGACCTCGCCTCGGGGGACCTGTTCGTGTTCGGCGGTCCGTCCCGGCTCGCCTACCACGGCATCCAGAAGGTCCACCCGGGCACGGCGCCCGATGGCTGCGGCCTCACCGCCGGCCGGATCAACATCACCATGCGTGTCACCGGCCTGACCGGCTGA
- a CDS encoding YesL family protein, translated as MLRLLGWHTRAGEIGLRLFLLNLLWLLYTLRGGVVVGVFPATAAVHAVLRRDVMRPDDPHRAPLRAEFAAAWRAELGSANLIGYALTAAWALLLVEHRLLTTAGAQGLAAGVAAVLWFAAAVLFLACASVWMLAAHFDEGPLATLRRAAVLVLARPLTAIGTAAVLAVTLCVYYVVPGLIPVFGVAVPALLTSAWLWRSGVLPRPAKEPRPSQVPSHSQV; from the coding sequence ATGCTGCGCCTGCTCGGATGGCACACCCGCGCCGGCGAGATCGGTCTGCGCCTGTTCCTCCTGAACCTCCTGTGGCTGCTGTACACGCTGCGGGGCGGGGTGGTCGTCGGGGTGTTCCCGGCGACGGCCGCGGTGCATGCTGTGCTGCGTCGGGACGTGATGCGTCCCGATGACCCCCACCGGGCGCCGCTGCGGGCCGAGTTCGCGGCCGCCTGGCGCGCGGAGCTGGGTTCGGCGAACCTCATCGGGTACGCGCTGACCGCGGCGTGGGCCCTGCTGCTGGTCGAGCACCGTCTCCTCACCACGGCAGGCGCCCAGGGTCTGGCGGCCGGGGTGGCGGCGGTGCTGTGGTTCGCGGCCGCGGTGCTGTTCCTGGCGTGCGCCTCGGTCTGGATGCTGGCCGCGCACTTCGACGAGGGGCCACTGGCGACGCTGCGGCGCGCGGCGGTGCTTGTCCTGGCTCGCCCGCTGACCGCGATCGGGACGGCCGCGGTGCTGGCCGTGACGCTCTGCGTGTACTACGTGGTTCCGGGCCTGATCCCCGTCTTCGGCGTGGCAGTGCCCGCCCTGCTCACGTCGGCCTGGCTGTGGCGCAGCGGCGTGCTGCCCCGGCCGGCCAAGGAACCGCGCCCGTCGCAGGTACCCAGCCACTCTCAGGTCTGA
- a CDS encoding extracellular solute-binding protein — translation MRKALTATAAVVAGGLVLAGCTSGGDDGADDGGNGGGGETIQILVLKHPLTGPMSDMDWVAQLEEMADVTIEWEEVSADWDQKKSTMLAAGDIPDLVVGVNAITDSDLVTFNGLFEDLSDDLDALPNVQGMFEAVPETEVMATQPEGEVFSLPSYRRFWPQTATRQYINQQWLDNLGLEMPTTWDELFEVLKAFKDEDANGNGDAGDEIPMDWSPTGTGGFGFFQPSAFLGSLGLPITGGGGAGYFVEDGEVGNFFTDERYRDVVEFLHDCYAEGLISQEVMTQDYSAYQSVGRGNGDDATVGFSWGWTASDRFGAQLAPQYAATAPMAAPGADASDVVWSYDNYSLNYGPNSITMSAQTDARDASLRVIDAFYDQDISVQVLWGDIGPNIEETGENAYTVLPPADETSDPSTWKWTTSLADNGPMWIRDDIEVVLPSDLQEANDQAEPLADALANVDPVEDVFPAEFFSLSAEDSSTVSLNNTNFLAIAMQNWATWITEGGAEAGWDDYVAQLEAAGVPQNVEIYQGYYDEYIASLG, via the coding sequence ATGAGGAAGGCACTGACGGCGACCGCCGCGGTCGTGGCAGGCGGGCTCGTGCTCGCCGGCTGCACGTCCGGCGGCGATGACGGCGCAGACGACGGCGGCAACGGGGGTGGCGGCGAGACCATCCAGATCCTGGTGCTCAAGCACCCCCTGACCGGCCCGATGTCCGACATGGACTGGGTTGCTCAGCTCGAGGAGATGGCCGACGTGACCATCGAATGGGAGGAGGTCTCCGCCGACTGGGACCAGAAGAAGTCCACGATGCTGGCCGCCGGCGACATCCCCGACCTGGTGGTCGGCGTGAACGCGATCACCGACTCCGACCTGGTCACGTTCAACGGGCTGTTCGAGGACCTCAGCGACGATCTGGACGCGCTGCCCAACGTGCAGGGCATGTTCGAGGCGGTCCCGGAGACCGAGGTGATGGCCACGCAGCCGGAGGGCGAGGTGTTCTCGTTGCCGAGCTATCGCCGGTTCTGGCCACAGACCGCCACCCGGCAGTACATCAACCAGCAGTGGCTGGACAACCTGGGACTGGAGATGCCGACCACCTGGGACGAGCTCTTCGAGGTCCTGAAGGCGTTCAAGGACGAGGATGCGAACGGCAACGGCGACGCCGGTGACGAGATCCCGATGGACTGGTCGCCGACCGGGACCGGCGGCTTCGGCTTCTTCCAGCCCTCCGCGTTCCTGGGCAGCCTCGGGCTGCCGATCACGGGCGGCGGCGGCGCCGGCTACTTCGTCGAGGACGGCGAGGTGGGCAACTTCTTCACCGACGAGCGCTACCGCGACGTCGTGGAGTTCCTGCACGACTGCTACGCCGAGGGCCTCATCAGCCAGGAGGTCATGACGCAGGACTACTCCGCCTACCAGTCGGTCGGCCGTGGCAACGGCGACGACGCGACCGTCGGGTTCTCCTGGGGCTGGACGGCGTCCGACCGTTTCGGCGCCCAGCTCGCCCCGCAGTACGCAGCCACCGCGCCGATGGCCGCGCCGGGTGCCGACGCCTCCGACGTGGTCTGGAGCTACGACAACTACTCGCTGAACTACGGGCCGAACAGCATCACGATGTCCGCGCAGACGGACGCTCGTGACGCCTCCCTGCGAGTGATCGACGCCTTCTACGACCAGGACATCTCGGTGCAGGTCCTCTGGGGTGACATCGGTCCGAACATCGAGGAGACCGGCGAGAACGCGTACACCGTGCTGCCGCCCGCCGACGAGACCTCGGACCCCTCCACCTGGAAGTGGACCACCTCCCTGGCGGACAACGGGCCGATGTGGATCCGTGACGACATCGAGGTGGTGCTGCCCTCCGACCTGCAGGAGGCCAACGACCAGGCCGAACCGCTGGCCGATGCGCTGGCGAACGTCGACCCGGTCGAGGACGTGTTCCCGGCGGAGTTCTTCAGCCTGAGCGCCGAGGACTCCTCGACCGTCTCGCTGAACAACACCAACTTCCTCGCCATCGCGATGCAGAACTGGGCGACCTGGATCACCGAGGGCGGCGCGGAGGCCGGCTGGGACGACTACGTCGCCCAGCTGGAGGCCGCGGGCGTGCCGCAGAACGTGGAGATCTACCAGGGCTACTACGACGAGTACATCGCCTCGCTGGGCTGA
- a CDS encoding glycoside hydrolase family 127 protein: protein MPTTFEGSVGHRTVAPAVPTGPVAVQRPLDLRAVRLDPNGRLGAWQDLNAAATIPHCIDQLEASGVLDNFRRLVSESDADFRGFVFADSDLYKVIEAVAWEIGRSGTDRWNAWLDEVIGLVARVQDDSGYVMTWIQGVHPEKRFVELEWTHEMYVLGHMVQAAIALDRAAGRADLLEIAERFIALIHATFGPEGIEGVCGHPEIETALVELYRHTGERAHLDLAQRMIDLRGRGLLKVGSLGARYFQDHAPVREARSAVGHAVRQLYLNAGVTDLYLETGEAALLAAMDAQWASAHERKMYLSGAFGARHRDEAFGDDYELPSERAYAETCATIADLHWNWRMTLAHGGSGYAETIEREIHNALAASVDAGGTRFFYSNPLQLRPDRYSEENAPRERTPWYACACCPPNIARVVAQLAAYVASSTDDELLVHQFAGAEIDLPAHLGEGTLTIETDYPRTGAVTLAVRGTVRPGARLAVRVPGWSAPSALVTVGIDGADGAASRADADGYARVELVDGARYRLDLDLTPRWTTGHPRVDAVRGCVALERGPVVYCIEQADVTGSTEVDDLTVVTAQAPREVAATADATGDVGIELTFRVSAPPTDLYRTDPGDIPPSGITTVTAIPFATWGNRAPGAMRVWLPVARD from the coding sequence GTGCCAACAACGTTCGAGGGGTCCGTGGGCCACCGCACCGTCGCGCCCGCCGTGCCGACCGGACCGGTCGCCGTGCAGCGTCCGCTGGACCTGCGCGCCGTGCGGCTCGACCCGAACGGACGCCTCGGTGCCTGGCAGGACCTGAACGCGGCCGCGACCATCCCGCACTGCATCGACCAGCTCGAGGCGTCCGGGGTGCTCGACAACTTCCGCCGGCTGGTCTCCGAGTCCGACGCGGACTTCCGCGGCTTCGTGTTCGCCGACTCGGACCTGTACAAGGTGATCGAGGCGGTGGCCTGGGAGATCGGCCGGTCCGGCACCGACCGGTGGAACGCCTGGCTCGACGAGGTCATCGGACTCGTCGCCCGGGTCCAGGACGACTCCGGCTACGTGATGACCTGGATCCAGGGCGTCCATCCCGAGAAGCGATTCGTCGAGCTCGAGTGGACCCACGAGATGTACGTGCTCGGCCACATGGTCCAGGCCGCGATCGCCCTCGACCGCGCCGCCGGCCGCGCCGACCTGCTCGAGATCGCCGAGCGCTTCATCGCCCTGATCCACGCCACCTTCGGGCCCGAGGGCATCGAGGGTGTCTGCGGGCACCCCGAGATCGAGACGGCCCTCGTCGAGCTGTACCGGCACACCGGTGAGCGCGCCCACCTCGACCTCGCCCAACGCATGATCGACCTGCGTGGCCGCGGCCTGCTCAAGGTCGGCTCGCTCGGCGCCCGCTACTTCCAGGACCACGCACCCGTACGCGAGGCGCGCTCCGCCGTCGGGCACGCCGTGCGCCAGCTGTACCTGAACGCCGGTGTCACCGACCTCTACCTGGAGACCGGCGAGGCCGCGCTGCTGGCGGCCATGGACGCCCAGTGGGCCAGCGCCCATGAGCGCAAGATGTACCTGTCCGGCGCGTTCGGCGCCCGGCACCGCGACGAGGCGTTCGGCGACGACTACGAGCTGCCGTCAGAACGCGCGTACGCCGAGACCTGCGCCACCATCGCGGACCTGCACTGGAACTGGCGGATGACCCTGGCCCACGGCGGGTCCGGCTACGCCGAGACCATCGAGCGCGAGATCCACAACGCGCTCGCAGCCTCGGTGGACGCGGGCGGCACCCGGTTCTTCTACTCCAACCCGCTCCAGCTGCGCCCGGACCGCTACTCCGAGGAGAACGCGCCGCGCGAGCGCACCCCCTGGTACGCCTGCGCCTGCTGCCCGCCGAACATCGCCCGTGTGGTGGCCCAGCTCGCCGCGTACGTCGCCAGCAGCACCGACGACGAGCTCCTCGTGCACCAGTTCGCCGGCGCCGAGATCGACCTCCCCGCCCACCTGGGCGAAGGCACGCTGACGATCGAGACCGACTACCCGCGCACCGGTGCGGTGACGCTCGCAGTGCGCGGCACGGTGCGCCCCGGCGCACGGCTCGCCGTGCGGGTCCCGGGGTGGTCGGCGCCCTCCGCGCTGGTCACCGTCGGCATCGACGGGGCCGACGGCGCAGCGTCCCGGGCGGACGCCGACGGCTATGCCCGGGTCGAGCTGGTCGACGGCGCCCGGTACCGGTTGGACCTCGACCTCACGCCGCGCTGGACCACCGGGCACCCGCGCGTGGACGCCGTCCGCGGCTGCGTCGCGCTCGAGCGCGGCCCGGTCGTGTACTGCATCGAGCAGGCCGACGTCACGGGGTCGACCGAGGTCGACGACCTGACCGTCGTGACCGCGCAGGCGCCGCGCGAGGTGGCCGCGACCGCGGATGCCACCGGCGATGTCGGCATCGAGCTCACGTTCCGCGTGAGCGCACCACCGACCGACCTGTACCGAACGGACCCCGGCGACATTCCGCCGTCGGGCATCACCACAGTGACCGCCATCCCGTTCGCGACCTGGGGCAACCGCGCCCCCGGCGCGATGCGGGTCTGGCTCCCGGTCGCCCGCGACTGA
- a CDS encoding ABC transporter permease: protein MTLIEPTPVKAAGRRSRAATGAGVPPPRGLRRHFRRYWQLWVMAAPAIAFVAVFSYIPMYGIQLAFREFDFTAGLTGGEWVGLKYFRQFFESPQFWTLMRNTVVISVTTLVVGFIAPIALALLVNQVIGRSRKKFLQTATYLPHFISIVVIVGMLQVFLSPTSGLITRFLEGLGLTGVNFLGDPSAFVPVYVISEVWQHCGWNSIIYLAALASVDTQLYEAAKIDGAGRLSIVRHIDLPALIPTMIVLLILNMGGVLNAGFEKIFLMQNPLNLSVSEVISTYVYKIGILSNQFSYATAIGLFNTAINFVFLVVTNQIAKRVANTSLW, encoded by the coding sequence ATGACGCTGATCGAACCCACGCCGGTCAAGGCGGCGGGCCGGCGCTCGAGGGCCGCGACCGGGGCCGGTGTGCCCCCGCCCCGGGGCCTGCGCCGCCACTTCCGCAGGTACTGGCAACTGTGGGTGATGGCCGCCCCGGCCATCGCGTTCGTGGCGGTGTTCTCCTACATCCCGATGTACGGGATCCAGCTCGCGTTCCGCGAGTTCGACTTCACCGCCGGCCTGACCGGCGGGGAGTGGGTGGGACTGAAGTACTTCCGGCAGTTCTTCGAGAGTCCGCAGTTCTGGACCCTGATGCGCAACACCGTGGTGATCAGCGTGACCACCCTGGTGGTGGGCTTCATCGCCCCGATCGCGCTGGCGCTGCTCGTGAACCAGGTGATCGGCAGGTCGCGCAAGAAGTTCCTCCAGACGGCCACCTACCTGCCGCACTTCATCTCCATCGTGGTGATCGTCGGCATGCTGCAGGTGTTCCTCTCGCCGACCTCGGGGCTGATCACCCGGTTCCTCGAGGGCCTGGGACTGACCGGGGTGAACTTCCTCGGCGACCCCTCGGCGTTCGTGCCGGTGTATGTGATCTCCGAGGTGTGGCAGCACTGCGGCTGGAACTCGATCATCTACCTGGCCGCCCTGGCCAGCGTGGACACCCAGCTCTACGAGGCGGCGAAGATCGACGGCGCCGGCCGCCTCAGCATCGTTCGCCACATCGATCTGCCGGCTCTGATCCCGACCATGATCGTGCTGCTGATCCTGAACATGGGCGGCGTGCTGAACGCCGGCTTCGAGAAGATCTTCCTGATGCAGAACCCGCTGAACCTCTCCGTCTCGGAGGTGATCTCGACCTACGTGTACAAGATCGGGATCCTGTCCAACCAGTTCAGCTATGCGACGGCGATCGGGCTGTTCAACACGGCGATCAACTTCGTGTTCCTGGTGGTCACGAACCAGATCGCCAAGCGCGTCGCCAACACGAGCCTGTGGTGA
- a CDS encoding Ada metal-binding domain-containing protein, whose translation MMTSYLLQGPDGRPYRSTTPGVLGGHRRGRIYGRLDCPAALRAIARGGYVTDRVFFADEATAIAAGYRPCGVCLRHEYAAWKER comes from the coding sequence ATGATGACCAGCTACCTCCTCCAGGGCCCCGACGGAAGGCCGTACCGCTCCACGACCCCCGGTGTACTGGGTGGACATCGGCGCGGGAGGATCTACGGGCGGCTGGACTGCCCGGCCGCGCTGCGGGCGATCGCGAGAGGCGGGTACGTGACGGATCGAGTGTTCTTCGCCGACGAGGCCACCGCGATCGCGGCCGGGTATCGCCCCTGTGGCGTATGCCTTCGGCACGAGTACGCGGCGTGGAAGGAGCGGTGA
- a CDS encoding beta-L-arabinofuranosidase domain-containing protein: MSRRRVERSERVRAQEVLRPLGHTGRVRIESGPLAERIADAADTYLAMDPDDVLHGFRTAAGRAAPGAPLTGWSTVTSEPTFGQWVSGLARLGVTAGVAAASERAIELVDGFAETVGPDGDVRMSLYGYEKLICGLVDTFTHTGHEPALALLERTVPWADRTFDRARPTPSARDFAGGRIGPTSHARTLEWYTLAENLHRAWLAGADERVGEFAREWHYDAYWDRFLTEPQPGLPWPVPTWLHAYSHLNTFASAAAAYEATGEDRYLEIVRNAHTYFTTTQTFATGGYGPSEFTLPEDGALGRSLEWRTDSAEIVCGSWAAFKVSAALLTYTGEARYGDWVEQLVYSGIGAVTPVRPGGRTPYYQDYRLGVATKLPHWDDWPCCSGTYLQCVSELPNFLYYAADDGLAVLLYVPSTVSWEHEGREFGLTLQTSFPQTDDARLTLRGSGHLALRLRVPSWSDGFAAAVNGEPVPAVATAGGWLVIDRDWCDGDVIDVTIGAGLRVLPVDARHPNRVAFAHGPVVLAQKADWTMPISLPTPWEMVDLDQAFEPGDGVRYTPVGVGTARLPLGDLRPLSEIAERTPYRVYFDLDDPRIV; this comes from the coding sequence GTGTCGAGGAGACGAGTCGAACGGTCCGAGCGCGTCCGCGCGCAGGAGGTACTGCGGCCGCTCGGGCACACCGGGCGGGTCCGGATCGAGAGTGGGCCGCTGGCCGAGCGCATCGCGGACGCCGCGGACACCTATCTCGCCATGGACCCGGACGACGTCCTGCACGGCTTCCGGACGGCGGCCGGCCGGGCCGCTCCCGGCGCGCCCCTGACCGGGTGGTCCACGGTGACCTCGGAACCCACGTTCGGGCAGTGGGTCAGCGGACTCGCCCGCCTCGGCGTCACCGCCGGCGTGGCGGCGGCGAGCGAGCGGGCGATCGAACTGGTCGACGGCTTCGCGGAGACGGTCGGTCCCGACGGTGACGTCCGGATGTCCCTGTACGGCTACGAGAAGCTCATCTGCGGACTCGTCGACACGTTCACCCACACCGGGCACGAGCCGGCGCTCGCGCTCCTCGAACGGACCGTGCCCTGGGCGGACCGGACCTTCGACCGGGCCCGCCCGACGCCGTCGGCGCGCGACTTCGCCGGCGGCCGGATCGGGCCGACCAGCCATGCCCGCACCCTCGAGTGGTACACCCTCGCCGAGAACCTCCACCGCGCCTGGCTGGCCGGTGCGGACGAGCGGGTCGGCGAGTTCGCGCGGGAGTGGCACTACGACGCCTACTGGGACCGCTTCCTGACGGAGCCCCAGCCGGGCCTGCCCTGGCCGGTCCCGACCTGGCTGCACGCGTACTCGCACCTGAACACGTTCGCGTCGGCGGCCGCGGCGTACGAGGCCACCGGCGAGGACCGGTACCTGGAGATCGTGCGCAACGCGCACACGTACTTCACCACGACGCAGACGTTTGCCACGGGCGGTTACGGTCCGAGCGAGTTCACGCTGCCGGAGGACGGCGCGCTCGGGCGCAGCCTCGAGTGGCGCACCGACTCCGCCGAGATCGTGTGCGGGTCGTGGGCCGCGTTCAAGGTGTCCGCGGCCCTGCTGACGTACACCGGCGAGGCGCGCTACGGGGACTGGGTCGAGCAGCTCGTCTACTCCGGGATCGGCGCGGTGACGCCGGTCAGGCCGGGTGGCCGGACGCCCTACTACCAGGACTACCGCCTCGGGGTCGCCACCAAGCTGCCGCACTGGGACGACTGGCCGTGCTGCTCCGGGACGTACCTCCAGTGCGTCTCCGAACTCCCGAACTTCCTCTACTACGCGGCCGACGACGGACTCGCCGTGCTGCTCTACGTGCCGTCGACGGTCTCCTGGGAACACGAGGGACGCGAGTTCGGCCTCACCCTCCAGACCTCCTTCCCGCAGACCGACGATGCCCGCCTGACCCTGCGCGGCTCCGGTCACCTGGCGCTGCGGCTGCGGGTCCCGTCCTGGAGCGACGGCTTCGCTGCGGCCGTGAACGGGGAGCCGGTGCCCGCGGTCGCGACGGCAGGGGGCTGGCTCGTCATCGACCGGGACTGGTGCGACGGCGACGTCATCGACGTCACGATCGGTGCCGGGCTGCGGGTCCTGCCGGTCGACGCCCGGCACCCGAACCGGGTCGCCTTCGCGCACGGCCCGGTCGTGCTGGCGCAGAAGGCCGACTGGACCATGCCGATCTCGCTCCCGACCCCCTGGGAGATGGTCGACCTCGACCAGGCCTTCGAGCCGGGCGACGGCGTGCGATACACGCCCGTCGGCGTCGGGACGGCTCGCCTGCCGCTCGGCGACCTGCGGCCGCTGTCGGAGATCGCCGAACGGACGCCGTACCGCGTCTACTTCGACCTGGACGACCCGCGGATCGTCTGA